The proteins below come from a single Salvelinus alpinus chromosome 18, SLU_Salpinus.1, whole genome shotgun sequence genomic window:
- the LOC139544394 gene encoding zinc finger and BTB domain-containing protein 43-like — protein sequence MESEGNVLRVDFPNFSGTLLQKLNQQRQRGQLCDIIVVIQGHQYRAHRAILAASSPYFCDQVLLKNSARCVLPDVMHPCVFERLLLSCYTGTLHLPAGEVVAFLTAASFLQMWHVVDKCTELLEVVGSGASTLVHKSSGGLRDRSFPGDSSYHSPGDGSMGLQDGGGGGAVEGFAKMEMDQLLENSFSPPTLENNSTQPSGSCSPPVDHDGSGSEVASQDGDVEEGGEGDYQYSRPAYVPPSIMGHRKWVHVKSERRADCRGDGSLFSGDPVVTDSEQLKLTHSQASASRSSLDHSIDEKPVVQLEESLEEDPLDFYGTSIEGFSTDKADGTPLGLKDDLLERATGVEESGGGGERTPGGLQEETSHSGFASVVYKLYPCQCGKSFTHKSQRDRHMSMHLGLRPYGCAVCGKSFKMKHHLVGHMKIHTGVKPYECSLCAKRFMWRDSFNRHTSSCTRVHQARCAVNEQAAQIC from the coding sequence ATGGAGTCCGAGGGGAATGTGCTCCGCGTGGACTTCCCAAACTTCTCCGGAACCCTGCTGCAGAAGCTCAACCAGCAGCGGCAGAGGGGCCAGCTCTGTGACATCATCGTAGTCATCCAGGGACACCAGTACCGTGCTCACCGGGCCATTTTGGCCGCCAGTTCGCCCTACTTCTGCGACCAAGTGCTCCTTAAAAACAGTGCCCGCTGCGTTTTACCTGACGTCATGCACCCGTGCGTGTTCGAACGTCTCCTCCTCTCTTGCTACACGGGCACCCTGCACCTACCTGCCGGCGAGGTGGTAGCTTTCCTCACGGCAGCTAGCTTCCTCCAGATGTGGCACGTGGTGGACAAATGCACTGAGCTCTTAGAGGTGGTAGGAAGCGGCGCTAGCACATTAGTGCACAAGTCTTCTGGTGGGCTGAGGGACAGGTCTTTCCCTGGGGACAGCAGTTACCACAGCCCTGGGGACGGCTCCATGGGCCTGCAGGAcggcggaggaggaggagcagtagAGGGCTTTGCCAAAATGGAGATGGACCAGCTCCTGGAGAACAGCTTCTCCCCACCCACTCTGGAGAACAACAGCACCCAGCCCAGCGGAAGCTGCTCGCCACCGGTCGACCACGACGGCTCAGGTAGCGAGGTCGCCAGCCAGGATGGGGATGTTGAGGAGGGTGGCGAGGGGGACTATCAGTACTCCAGACCGGCCTATGTCCCGCCCAGCATCATGGGCCACAGGAAATGGGTCCACGTAAAGTCGGAAAGGCGCGCAGATTGCAGGGGCGACGGGTCCCTCTTTAGCGGGGACCCTGTGGTCACTGACTCTGAGCAGCTGAAACTTACCCACTCCCAGGCCTCGGCCAGCAGGAGCTCCCTGGACCACAGCATTGATGAGAAACCGGTGGTTCAGCTGGAGGAGAGCCTGGAGGAGGACCCTCTGGACTTCTACGGTACCTCCATAGAGGGCTTCTCCACCGACAAGGCCGACGGGACACCGCTTGGACTGAAAGATGACCTGCTAGAAAGGGCAACCGGGGTTGaggagagtggtggtgggggagaaAGAACCCCTGGTGGTCTCCAGGAAGAGACCTCCCACTCGGGCTTCGCCTCAGTGGTCTACAAGCTGTACCCCTGCCAGTGTGGCAAGAGCTTCACCCACAAGAGCCAGCGGGACCGGCACATGAGCATGCACCTGGGCTTGCGGCCGTACGGCTGCGCCGTGTGTGGCAAAAGTTTCAAGATGAAGCATCACCTGGTCGGCCACATGAAGATTCACACGGGCGTCAAGCCCTACGAGTGCAGCCTGTGCGCCAAACGTTTCATGTGGCGGGACAGCTTCAACCGTCACACGTCCTCCTGCACCAGGGTCCATCAGGCCCGGTGCGCCGTCAACGAGCAGGCCGCCCAGATCTGCTGA